A genome region from Frankineae bacterium MT45 includes the following:
- a CDS encoding Alcohol dehydrogenase, class IV — protein sequence MSETVFTYGAPALKFGAGASAEIGYDLAQLGSTRALVVTDPGMAATGLPQRVAEQMSQFAIEAVVFDQVSIEPTDESMRRAAEWARAAGPFDAVVAVGGGSSIDTAKAVNLLLTNPGDLLDYVNAPIGGGNAPTVPLLPLVAVPTTTGTGAESTTVCVMDVLSLKVKTGISHARLRPVLAVVDPELTISQPPMVTASAGMDILCHALESYTARPFSSYERRTAAQRVPYCGSNPISDVWSEKAMSLLSGAFRTAVRDGSNVMARADMTMAATFAGLGFGNAGVHIPHANAYPIAGRVTGFHPADYPGDEPMVPHGMSVSLTAPEAFRFTFSASPQRHLHAARLLDPSATGDDESVLPAVLTALMRDIGIPNGIDAVGFAATDVDLLVEGSLKQQRLLAIAPKTVQPEDLAGIFTRSLSLW from the coding sequence ATGAGCGAAACCGTCTTCACCTACGGTGCTCCGGCCTTGAAGTTCGGTGCCGGGGCCTCCGCCGAGATCGGCTATGACCTGGCCCAGCTCGGATCCACCCGGGCCCTGGTCGTCACTGATCCGGGCATGGCCGCCACCGGACTGCCGCAGCGCGTCGCCGAACAGATGTCGCAGTTCGCGATCGAGGCGGTCGTCTTCGACCAGGTGAGCATCGAACCGACGGACGAGAGCATGCGGCGGGCCGCCGAGTGGGCCCGCGCCGCCGGCCCCTTCGACGCGGTCGTGGCCGTGGGTGGCGGGTCGTCCATCGACACCGCGAAGGCGGTGAACCTGCTCCTCACCAACCCGGGTGACCTCCTCGACTACGTCAACGCCCCGATCGGCGGCGGGAACGCGCCGACCGTCCCGCTGCTGCCGCTGGTGGCGGTGCCGACGACCACCGGGACCGGGGCCGAGAGCACGACCGTCTGCGTGATGGACGTGCTCTCGCTGAAGGTGAAGACCGGCATCAGCCATGCCCGGCTGCGTCCGGTGCTGGCCGTCGTCGACCCGGAGTTGACGATCTCGCAGCCGCCGATGGTGACGGCGTCGGCCGGGATGGACATCCTCTGCCACGCCCTGGAGAGCTACACCGCGCGGCCGTTCTCCTCCTACGAGCGCCGCACCGCTGCGCAGCGGGTGCCCTACTGCGGTTCCAACCCGATCTCCGACGTCTGGTCGGAGAAGGCCATGTCGCTGCTGTCGGGTGCCTTCCGAACCGCCGTCCGGGATGGCTCAAACGTGATGGCCCGCGCCGACATGACGATGGCCGCGACCTTCGCAGGGCTGGGCTTCGGCAACGCCGGCGTGCATATCCCGCACGCCAACGCCTATCCGATCGCCGGGCGGGTCACCGGATTCCACCCGGCCGACTACCCCGGTGACGAGCCGATGGTGCCGCACGGGATGTCCGTCTCGCTGACCGCGCCCGAGGCGTTTCGCTTTACTTTCTCGGCCTCTCCGCAGCGGCACCTGCACGCGGCCCGTCTGCTGGATCCGAGTGCCACCGGCGACGACGAGTCGGTGCTGCCGGCGGTGCTGACCGCGCTGATGCGGGACATCGGCATACCCAATGGGATCGACGCGGTCGGCTTCGCCGCCACCGACGTGGATCTGCTAGTGGAGGGGTCACTGAAGCAGCAGCGCCTGCTGGCTATCGCCCCGAAGACGGTGCAGCCCGAGGACCTGGCCGGCATCTTCACGCGCTCGCTGTCGCTCTGGTAG
- a CDS encoding urease accessory protein, which translates to MPRNLLAPAAPRHNDGTTHGHQFSDPPGGGSLSSPIPRIGIGGPVGSGKTALVAALCRALSSELKIAVVTNDIYTEEDAEFLRRSGVLPTERIRAVQTGACPHTAIRDDISANLDAVEQLEEEYPDLDLILVESGGDNLTATFSYGLIHKQIFVIDVAGGDKVPRKGGPGVTRSDLLVINKTDLAPLVGADLSVMQRDATAVRGGRPLLFTSIAADPGAGEVADWVRKVAAG; encoded by the coding sequence TTGCCTCGTAATTTATTGGCTCCTGCCGCTCCACGCCACAATGACGGAACTACCCATGGCCACCAGTTCAGCGACCCGCCGGGTGGCGGCAGCCTCAGCTCGCCGATCCCACGCATCGGCATCGGCGGTCCGGTCGGCAGCGGCAAGACGGCGCTGGTGGCCGCCCTCTGCCGGGCGCTCAGCTCCGAACTGAAGATCGCCGTCGTCACCAATGACATCTACACCGAAGAGGATGCCGAGTTTCTCAGGCGATCCGGCGTCCTGCCGACCGAGCGCATCCGAGCCGTGCAGACCGGCGCCTGCCCGCACACAGCCATCCGTGACGACATCTCAGCGAACCTCGATGCCGTCGAGCAGTTGGAGGAGGAGTACCCCGACCTCGACCTGATCCTCGTCGAGAGCGGCGGCGACAACCTCACCGCGACCTTCTCCTACGGGTTGATCCACAAGCAGATCTTCGTCATCGACGTGGCCGGCGGCGACAAGGTTCCCCGCAAGGGTGGCCCCGGGGTCACCCGTTCAGACCTGCTGGTCATCAACAAGACGGATCTGGCCCCCCTGGTTGGCGCCGACCTCAGCGTGATGCAGCGCGATGCCACAGCGGTACGCGGCGGCCGCCCGCTTCTCTTCACCTCGATCGCCGCCGACCCCGGCGCCGGTGAGGTGGCCGACTGGGTGCGGAAGGTCGCGGCTGGATGA
- a CDS encoding urease accessory protein produces MSAALAPPDRTLQAAASVVVDAGARLTEVISAPPLTIRRIFSEQPDVCALCLVGSAAGPLPGDDLSLSLEIRDGARASLIAAGASIAQGRAASAPRPASLRTTVTVGDHASLDADPGALIVCAGSHVDVSLEIALQPTSTLIWRELLVLGRSGEAPGSATLRWSVTRGGEPLLRQFLDLADPSLVAWPGLLAGQRRVRTELRVGPDVVAETVVHSATDVTQRVADQATLRTTLGAF; encoded by the coding sequence ATGAGTGCTGCCCTGGCGCCACCGGATCGGACCCTGCAGGCGGCGGCGAGCGTGGTCGTCGATGCCGGGGCCCGGTTGACCGAGGTCATCTCGGCTCCACCGCTGACGATCCGGCGGATCTTCTCCGAGCAGCCCGACGTCTGCGCCCTCTGCCTGGTCGGGTCGGCCGCCGGGCCACTCCCCGGTGACGATCTCTCGCTATCACTGGAGATCCGTGACGGCGCCCGGGCCTCGCTGATCGCCGCCGGCGCCTCCATTGCCCAGGGCCGGGCGGCATCGGCCCCACGCCCGGCGTCGCTGCGGACGACGGTGACGGTCGGCGATCACGCTAGCCTCGACGCCGATCCGGGGGCGCTCATCGTCTGCGCCGGCAGCCACGTCGACGTCTCACTGGAGATCGCGTTGCAGCCGACGTCGACCCTGATCTGGCGTGAATTGCTGGTACTCGGCCGCTCCGGCGAGGCACCCGGCTCGGCCACGCTGCGCTGGAGCGTGACTCGCGGCGGTGAGCCACTGCTTCGGCAGTTCCTGGACCTGGCCGACCCGTCCCTGGTCGCGTGGCCTGGGCTGCTGGCCGGGCAGCGCCGCGTCCGCACCGAACTGCGGGTCGGTCCGGACGTCGTGGCTGAGACCGTCGTCCACTCGGCCACCGACGTGACGCAGAGGGTCGCCGATCAGGCGACCCTCCGCACCACGCTCGGGGCTTTCTAG
- a CDS encoding urease accessory protein, with protein sequence MEVSARLLLLLDSRSPAGAHSHSGGMEAAIGAGFVTDLPSVQEFCAARLRTAGRVAAAFAAASCRAWQEGATPAEWLELDCEFSARVPSEALRSASRALGSGLRRLVQATVGDADLRTPWQLIGTPHQPLVLGAGCALAGGTPLMAARAAALGTCTAPASAAIRLLGFDPYAIHAITSALSEEIEVIALAAAAPCSPAQLPADSAPALDLLAEVHSTEEMRLFAS encoded by the coding sequence ATGGAGGTCTCGGCCCGTCTGTTGCTGCTGTTGGACTCCCGCTCCCCGGCCGGCGCGCATTCGCACTCGGGAGGAATGGAGGCGGCGATCGGTGCCGGCTTCGTGACGGATCTGCCGTCTGTGCAGGAGTTCTGCGCGGCGCGCCTGCGCACCGCCGGACGGGTTGCCGCCGCCTTCGCCGCCGCTTCCTGCCGGGCCTGGCAGGAGGGGGCGACGCCCGCGGAGTGGCTCGAGTTGGACTGCGAGTTCAGCGCCCGGGTGCCGTCGGAGGCGCTGCGGAGCGCATCCCGCGCACTCGGCAGCGGGCTACGGCGGCTGGTTCAGGCCACCGTCGGTGATGCTGACCTGCGAACTCCGTGGCAGCTGATCGGCACGCCTCACCAGCCGCTGGTCCTCGGCGCCGGCTGCGCCCTGGCCGGGGGTACGCCGCTGATGGCGGCTCGGGCCGCGGCGCTGGGCACCTGCACCGCACCGGCATCGGCCGCCATCCGGCTCCTCGGCTTCGACCCGTACGCGATCCACGCCATCACCTCGGCCCTCTCCGAGGAGATCGAAGTGATCGCCCTGGCCGCCGCGGCCCCCTGCTCGCCGGCTCAACTCCCGGCCGACTCCGCCCCCGCCCTCGACCTGCTGGCCGAGGTTCACTCAACTGAGGAGATGCGTCTCTTTGCCTCGTAA
- a CDS encoding CO or xanthine dehydrogenase, Mo-binding subunit produces the protein MAEHPVVNGVPARSQPRPGQCLRTYLREEGWFGVKKGCDAGDCGACTVHVDGVPVHSCLYPAARASGAEITTIEGLAPDGGLHPVQQNFLDAQGLQCGFCTAGMIMTTAALDDEQLADLPRSLKGNLCRCTGYRAIGDAVHGVKLAEAQPSGATVGRSLPAPAGPQVVTGQAEYTMDCAPAGLLQMRLLRAPHASAWIRSIDTLAATAIPGVRLILTYADAPERHFSSARHENPDEDPQDTLLLDRFVRFKGQRVAAVVADSLAIADAACAAIVVDYEIRDAVFDPAAAMAPGAPQLHPGKGPEKFIADSTRNLAAEIHSHLGDVDAGFAAADAIYENTFNIHRVQHVHLETHGAIAWTEGDRLVVRTSSQTPFLTRDALARLLGLSAENVRVFVERVGGGFGGKQEMFVEELVGLAALRLQRPVQLEFTREEQFIGTSTRHPMQITVRLGADAGGRLTAMQVHSISNAGAYGNHSAGVLYHSCGEAISLYRCANKKVDAYAVYTNTLPSGAFRGYGVSQMAFAIDCAIDELARTMGIDPFEFRLRNVVREGDELHAIEGELKDVSIGSYGLTECVDLVRAALASGRGEAAPEGWLVGDGVCFTMLDSTPPGGHVANSLISEVGDGTFELKVGTSEFGNGTTTVHVQLASTALGVRPDQIRVVQSDTDHVAHDTGAYGSTGTMVAGKATLIAATELRRLIDAALAPDQARRELLTASGRSDGTPRSVTFNVQGFRVAVNPETGELRILFSVQAADAGTVINPMQCRGQVEGGVAQALGAAMFEHVDIDATGEVTTRVLRSYHIPSFADIPLTEVYFASSYETLGPMGAKPMSESPFNPVAPALANALRDATGVRFESLPLTRDRIWARLQADPPPVEKPPQPEKSSEVTERGVRA, from the coding sequence ATGGCTGAGCACCCGGTCGTCAACGGGGTACCGGCCCGCAGCCAGCCGCGACCCGGCCAGTGCCTGCGTACCTACCTGCGCGAGGAGGGGTGGTTCGGGGTCAAGAAGGGGTGCGACGCCGGCGACTGCGGGGCCTGCACTGTGCACGTCGACGGGGTGCCGGTGCACAGCTGCCTCTACCCGGCGGCCCGGGCCTCCGGAGCTGAGATCACCACCATCGAGGGGCTGGCCCCCGACGGCGGCCTGCACCCGGTGCAGCAGAACTTCCTCGACGCCCAGGGGCTGCAGTGTGGTTTCTGCACCGCCGGGATGATCATGACGACGGCCGCCCTCGATGACGAGCAGTTGGCCGATCTGCCCCGTTCTCTAAAGGGGAATCTCTGTCGCTGCACCGGCTACCGGGCCATCGGGGATGCCGTCCACGGGGTGAAGCTCGCCGAGGCGCAACCCAGCGGGGCGACGGTTGGGCGCAGTCTCCCCGCCCCGGCCGGCCCGCAGGTCGTCACCGGCCAGGCCGAGTACACGATGGACTGTGCGCCCGCCGGGCTGCTGCAGATGCGGCTGCTCCGCGCCCCGCATGCCTCGGCCTGGATCCGCTCGATCGACACCTTGGCCGCCACCGCTATCCCCGGCGTGCGCCTCATCCTCACCTACGCTGATGCACCCGAGCGGCACTTCTCCTCGGCCCGTCACGAGAATCCGGACGAGGATCCGCAGGACACCCTGCTACTCGACCGGTTCGTCCGCTTCAAGGGGCAGCGGGTCGCCGCCGTAGTGGCTGACTCGCTGGCGATCGCCGATGCGGCCTGCGCCGCGATCGTCGTCGACTACGAGATCCGCGATGCTGTCTTCGACCCCGCGGCGGCGATGGCCCCGGGCGCGCCGCAACTGCACCCTGGCAAGGGGCCGGAGAAGTTCATCGCCGACTCGACCCGCAACCTGGCCGCGGAGATCCACAGCCACCTCGGCGACGTCGATGCAGGCTTCGCGGCGGCCGACGCAATCTATGAGAACACCTTCAACATTCACCGGGTGCAGCACGTTCATCTGGAGACGCACGGGGCGATCGCCTGGACGGAAGGGGACCGGCTGGTGGTGCGCACGAGCAGCCAGACGCCCTTCCTGACCCGCGACGCGCTGGCCAGGCTGCTCGGACTTTCGGCCGAGAATGTCAGGGTCTTCGTCGAACGGGTCGGCGGCGGCTTCGGTGGCAAGCAGGAGATGTTCGTCGAGGAACTGGTCGGTCTGGCCGCGCTCCGGCTGCAGCGTCCGGTGCAGCTGGAGTTCACCCGCGAGGAGCAGTTCATCGGCACCTCGACGCGCCATCCGATGCAGATCACGGTGCGACTCGGCGCCGATGCCGGCGGGCGGCTCACGGCGATGCAAGTGCATTCCATCTCCAACGCCGGCGCCTACGGCAACCATTCGGCCGGCGTGCTTTACCACTCATGCGGCGAAGCGATCTCCCTATACCGCTGCGCCAACAAGAAGGTTGACGCGTACGCGGTGTACACCAACACGCTGCCCTCCGGCGCCTTCCGCGGCTACGGGGTGAGCCAGATGGCCTTCGCGATCGACTGCGCCATCGACGAACTGGCCCGCACGATGGGCATCGATCCGTTCGAGTTCCGGCTCCGCAACGTGGTGCGGGAAGGGGACGAGCTGCACGCCATCGAAGGCGAGCTGAAGGACGTCTCCATCGGCAGCTACGGGCTCACCGAGTGCGTCGACCTGGTGCGGGCGGCCCTGGCCAGCGGGCGGGGCGAGGCGGCGCCGGAGGGTTGGCTGGTCGGGGACGGCGTCTGCTTCACAATGCTGGACAGCACGCCACCCGGCGGGCACGTCGCGAACTCCCTGATAAGTGAGGTGGGTGACGGCACGTTCGAGCTGAAGGTCGGCACGTCGGAGTTCGGCAACGGGACGACCACGGTGCACGTGCAGCTGGCCTCGACCGCGCTCGGCGTCCGTCCCGACCAGATCCGCGTCGTCCAGTCCGACACCGATCACGTCGCGCACGACACCGGGGCCTACGGCTCCACCGGCACGATGGTGGCCGGGAAGGCGACGCTGATCGCCGCCACCGAACTACGCCGGCTCATCGATGCGGCGCTGGCGCCGGATCAGGCTCGTCGCGAGTTGCTGACGGCCAGCGGCCGCAGTGACGGCACGCCGCGCTCGGTGACCTTCAACGTGCAGGGGTTCCGGGTCGCGGTGAACCCCGAGACCGGCGAGTTGCGGATCCTCTTCAGCGTGCAGGCCGCGGACGCCGGGACGGTCATCAATCCGATGCAGTGTCGCGGGCAGGTCGAGGGTGGCGTGGCCCAGGCGCTGGGGGCGGCCATGTTCGAGCACGTCGACATCGACGCCACCGGCGAAGTGACGACCCGGGTGCTGCGCAGCTATCACATCCCGTCTTTTGCGGATATCCCGCTCACCGAGGTCTACTTCGCGTCGAGCTACGAGACGCTCGGGCCGATGGGTGCGAAGCCGATGAGCGAGAGCCCGTTCAATCCGGTGGCGCCGGCGCTGGCCAATGCGCTGCGTGACGCGACAGGGGTCCGGTTCGAGTCGCTGCCGCTGACCCGGGACCGGATCTGGGCGCGACTTCAAGCGGATCCTCCGCCGGTCGAGAAGCCCCCGCAGCCTGAGAAGAGCAGTGAAGTGACGGAGAGAGGCGTACGAGCATGA
- a CDS encoding urease subunit beta, which translates to MSGPLIPGQVVPVDGNIELNAGRAKRSLTVENSGDRPIQVGSHYHFAAANPALTFDRESAWGYRLDIPAGTSVRFEPGITREVNLVALAGRRIVPGLRLESAGPLDGVSL; encoded by the coding sequence ATGAGCGGGCCGCTGATCCCAGGTCAGGTTGTCCCCGTCGACGGCAACATCGAACTCAACGCCGGCCGGGCCAAGAGGTCGCTCACTGTGGAGAACTCCGGTGACCGGCCGATCCAGGTCGGATCGCACTACCACTTCGCCGCCGCGAACCCGGCGCTCACCTTCGACCGGGAGTCGGCCTGGGGTTACCGCCTGGACATCCCGGCCGGCACCTCGGTGCGCTTCGAACCGGGCATCACCCGTGAGGTGAATCTGGTCGCGCTGGCCGGCAGGCGGATCGTCCCCGGTCTGCGGCTGGAATCGGCTGGCCCGCTGGATGGGGTGAGCTTGTGA
- a CDS encoding urease subunit alpha, whose protein sequence is MSDISRARYAALYGPTVGDRVRLADTDLFIEVTEDRAGGPAGRAGDEALFGGGKVIRESMGQSTATRAEGTPDLVITGAVVLDHWGVIKADVGVRDGRIVGLGKAGNPDTMDGVSPELVIGPSTEVIAGNGLILTAGGVDSHVHLIAPQQIPVAIAAGITTLIGGGVGPADSSKATTVTSGSFWLAAMMQSLTEWPVNIVLLGKGNTVSREGLWEQLRAGAAGFKLHEDWGTTPAAIDACLSVGLAAGVQTAIHTDTLNEAGYLESTLAAIGGRPIHTYHTEGAGGGHAPDIIRVAAHANVLPSSTNPTRPYTQNTLHEHLDMLMVCHHLKSSIPEDLAFAESRIRPSTMAAEDVLHDLGAISMIGSDSQAMGRIGETIIRTWQTAHVMKQRRGSLPGDTVADNQRAQRYIAKYTIAPAVAHGLDGEIGSVEVGKLADLVLWEPAFFGVSPHVVLKSGVIAWGNMGDANASIPTPQPQLPRPMFGAFGGLAARLGLQFVSPLALENGLAERWSSDRPLVPTADISGRSKADMPQNTALPRIDVDSETFEVRIDGELIEPQPAAELPMAQRYFLF, encoded by the coding sequence GTGAGCGATATCAGCCGGGCACGGTATGCGGCGCTCTACGGTCCTACCGTCGGTGACCGGGTGCGGCTGGCCGACACCGATCTCTTCATCGAGGTGACTGAGGATCGGGCCGGCGGGCCCGCCGGTCGGGCCGGTGACGAGGCCCTCTTCGGCGGCGGCAAGGTGATCCGCGAGTCGATGGGGCAGTCCACCGCAACCCGGGCCGAGGGCACCCCTGACCTGGTGATCACTGGGGCCGTCGTCCTCGATCACTGGGGCGTCATCAAGGCCGACGTCGGTGTACGGGACGGGCGCATCGTCGGACTCGGCAAGGCTGGGAATCCTGACACGATGGACGGCGTATCCCCCGAGCTGGTGATCGGACCCTCCACCGAGGTGATCGCGGGAAACGGACTGATCCTCACCGCGGGCGGCGTCGACAGCCACGTCCATCTCATTGCGCCGCAGCAGATCCCGGTGGCCATCGCCGCCGGCATCACCACGCTGATCGGGGGAGGCGTCGGCCCGGCCGACTCGAGCAAGGCAACGACGGTCACCTCCGGCTCCTTCTGGCTCGCTGCGATGATGCAGTCACTCACCGAATGGCCGGTGAACATCGTCCTTCTCGGTAAGGGGAACACCGTCTCCCGCGAGGGTCTCTGGGAGCAGCTGCGGGCCGGAGCCGCGGGCTTCAAGCTGCACGAGGACTGGGGCACCACCCCGGCGGCGATCGACGCCTGCCTGAGCGTGGGACTGGCCGCCGGTGTGCAGACCGCGATCCACACTGACACCCTCAACGAAGCCGGCTATCTGGAGTCCACGCTTGCCGCGATCGGCGGGCGTCCGATCCACACGTACCACACCGAAGGCGCCGGCGGCGGGCACGCACCGGACATCATCCGGGTCGCCGCGCATGCGAATGTGCTGCCTTCTTCGACGAATCCAACCCGCCCGTACACGCAGAACACGCTGCACGAGCACCTCGACATGCTGATGGTCTGCCACCATCTCAAGTCCTCTATCCCCGAAGACCTGGCCTTCGCCGAGTCACGGATCCGCCCGTCGACGATGGCCGCCGAGGATGTGCTGCACGACCTGGGGGCGATCTCGATGATCGGCTCCGACTCGCAGGCCATGGGACGGATCGGCGAGACGATCATCCGCACCTGGCAGACGGCGCACGTCATGAAGCAGCGCCGGGGTTCACTCCCCGGAGACACCGTCGCCGACAACCAGCGCGCTCAGCGGTACATCGCCAAGTACACGATCGCACCTGCAGTGGCCCACGGCCTGGACGGCGAGATCGGCTCGGTCGAGGTCGGGAAGCTGGCCGACCTGGTGCTCTGGGAGCCCGCGTTCTTCGGGGTGTCGCCGCACGTGGTGCTGAAGTCCGGCGTCATCGCCTGGGGCAACATGGGCGACGCCAACGCCTCGATCCCGACCCCGCAGCCGCAGTTGCCGCGGCCGATGTTCGGCGCCTTCGGCGGGCTGGCTGCCCGCCTCGGCCTGCAGTTCGTGTCGCCGCTGGCATTGGAGAACGGGCTGGCCGAGCGCTGGTCGAGCGACCGACCGCTGGTTCCGACGGCCGACATCTCCGGCCGCAGCAAGGCAGACATGCCGCAGAACACGGCACTTCCGAGGATCGACGTCGACTCCGAGACCTTCGAGGTGCGCATCGACGGCGAGCTGATCGAGCCGCAGCCGGCGGCCGAACTGCCGATGGCTCAGCGCTACTTCCTCTTCTGA
- a CDS encoding urate oxidase, translating to MSVLGFNRYGKAEVRLVHVSRGTAPGGGDQLKDWSVSSSLSGDLAASHLRGDNSNVLATDTQKNTAYAFAKRLGGIEPEAFAIALAEHFVATQDPITRARLSIEEYAWTRLPPGEHSFARNGGVVRTATVLHDAELGTSVVGGLKDLVVLNTTDSEFSGFPRDPYTTLAETTDRMLATEVNAAWRFRGTDVDWADAYAAATASLLEAFATTYSYSLQQTLYAIGERILKDVPAICEVRLALPNKHHFLVDLEPFGLSNDNEVYYAADRPYGLIEGQVLADDAPDAGIAWT from the coding sequence ATGAGCGTTCTGGGATTCAACCGCTACGGCAAGGCTGAGGTACGGCTGGTGCACGTCTCGCGCGGTACCGCCCCCGGCGGCGGCGATCAGCTGAAGGACTGGAGCGTCTCCAGTTCCCTCTCCGGCGACCTGGCCGCAAGCCACCTGAGGGGCGACAACTCCAACGTGCTGGCGACGGATACCCAGAAAAATACGGCCTATGCCTTCGCCAAGCGGCTCGGCGGGATCGAGCCGGAGGCCTTCGCCATCGCCCTGGCCGAGCACTTCGTCGCCACCCAGGACCCGATCACGCGGGCTCGCCTCAGCATCGAGGAGTACGCCTGGACGCGACTGCCGCCGGGCGAGCACTCCTTCGCCCGCAATGGGGGTGTGGTCCGTACCGCCACGGTGCTGCACGACGCCGAGCTGGGCACGTCGGTCGTCGGTGGATTGAAGGATCTCGTCGTCTTGAACACCACAGACTCGGAATTCTCCGGATTTCCCAGGGATCCGTACACCACGCTGGCCGAGACGACCGATCGGATGCTGGCCACCGAGGTGAACGCCGCCTGGCGATTCCGCGGCACGGACGTCGACTGGGCCGACGCCTACGCCGCAGCCACCGCTTCGCTGTTGGAGGCCTTCGCCACGACGTACAGCTACTCCCTGCAGCAGACGCTGTACGCGATCGGCGAGCGGATCCTCAAGGATGTCCCGGCCATCTGCGAGGTCCGGCTGGCGCTGCCGAACAAGCACCACTTCCTGGTCGACCTCGAACCCTTCGGCCTGAGCAACGACAACGAGGTGTACTACGCAGCCGACCGTCCCTACGGACTGATCGAGGGGCAAGTCCTGGCCGACGATGCCCCCGACGCCGGAATCGCTTGGACCTAG
- a CDS encoding ABC-2 type transport system ATP-binding protein, with protein MRHRNVRKRWVAAAGAVALIGTAAAVSVGTESGAGAVGAAIPKQTNVGVTSFDGTNILTNFYPAQGLTVGQTAPTVLEPAAWGIPAYGPDTVNITSAGIGSFHIDGELVGPATLTAHGYNVVTWDNRGWFGSGGATSLDSPYVEGRDVSAIINWVATQPGVQLDGPNDPLVGMTGLSYGGGVQLSAAAFDHRIDAIEPNMSWFDLVHSVYANQIIKAGWGNLLCLTGNLVGAKYDTEVTNLCKSVGNGNVTAAEIAYGNAASPGPVMGQITTPTLLLAGTGDTLFPLDGDVLTYNALKAAGTPVQMAWYCGGHGICNNDPGPSTYTTTLELNFLDKYLKKQSISTGAAFQWIDQSGNWHSESSYPPAATSSITASGSGILGVSPFSSSGGLIAAGKASNAINIPLKAPGSAVESVTGGSLTLNYRGLATKKSTAVVAQLLDTTTGRILDDQGTAFPLILDGGSHSTTVALNINPWRFDPSSKVTLQLTDSSGLFYSQQSLGTVAITASLNLPASAVGAAS; from the coding sequence ATGCGTCATCGCAACGTTCGCAAGAGATGGGTCGCCGCCGCTGGCGCGGTGGCCCTGATAGGCACGGCGGCCGCCGTCTCGGTGGGCACGGAGTCGGGGGCCGGCGCAGTCGGTGCGGCCATTCCGAAGCAGACCAACGTCGGCGTCACGTCCTTCGACGGCACCAACATCCTCACCAACTTCTACCCCGCGCAGGGGCTGACGGTTGGGCAGACCGCCCCGACCGTGCTGGAGCCGGCTGCCTGGGGGATCCCGGCCTATGGGCCGGACACCGTCAACATCACCAGCGCGGGTATCGGCTCGTTCCACATCGACGGCGAGCTCGTCGGTCCGGCGACGCTCACCGCGCACGGCTACAACGTGGTCACCTGGGACAACCGGGGCTGGTTCGGCTCCGGCGGTGCGACCAGTCTCGACAGCCCGTATGTCGAAGGGCGTGACGTCAGCGCGATCATCAACTGGGTGGCCACGCAGCCCGGTGTCCAGCTCGACGGGCCGAACGACCCGCTGGTCGGCATGACCGGGCTCAGCTACGGCGGCGGTGTGCAGCTCTCGGCCGCGGCCTTCGACCACCGCATCGATGCCATCGAGCCGAACATGAGCTGGTTCGACCTGGTGCACAGCGTGTACGCGAACCAGATCATCAAGGCCGGCTGGGGCAATCTCCTCTGCCTCACCGGGAACCTCGTCGGCGCCAAGTACGACACCGAGGTGACCAACCTCTGCAAGTCAGTCGGCAACGGGAACGTGACCGCGGCCGAGATCGCCTATGGCAACGCGGCGAGCCCGGGTCCGGTGATGGGTCAGATCACCACACCGACGCTGCTGCTGGCCGGCACCGGTGACACCCTCTTCCCGCTCGACGGTGACGTGCTCACCTACAACGCGCTCAAGGCGGCCGGCACCCCGGTGCAGATGGCCTGGTACTGCGGTGGCCACGGGATCTGCAACAACGACCCCGGGCCGTCGACCTACACCACGACGCTCGAGCTGAACTTCCTGGACAAGTACCTGAAGAAGCAGAGCATCTCCACGGGAGCGGCGTTCCAGTGGATCGACCAGTCAGGCAATTGGCACTCCGAGTCCTCCTACCCGCCGGCCGCGACGTCGTCGATCACAGCCTCCGGTAGCGGCATCCTCGGGGTGAGTCCCTTCAGCAGCTCGGGTGGCCTCATCGCGGCCGGAAAGGCGTCCAACGCCATCAACATCCCGCTGAAGGCGCCTGGTTCGGCCGTCGAGTCGGTGACGGGTGGCAGCCTCACCCTCAACTACCGCGGCCTGGCCACCAAGAAATCCACCGCAGTTGTCGCCCAGTTGCTGGACACGACGACCGGAAGAATCCTGGACGATCAGGGGACGGCTTTCCCGCTCATCCTGGACGGTGGCAGCCACAGCACGACCGTCGCGCTGAACATCAACCCGTGGCGCTTCGACCCGTCAAGCAAGGTGACTCTGCAACTGACCGACTCCTCGGGGCTCTTCTACTCCCAGCAGTCGCTCGGGACGGTCGCCATCACGGCGTCGCTCAACCTGCCGGCCTCGGCGGTCGGAGCGGCCAGCTAG